A window of the Cannabis sativa cultivar Pink pepper isolate KNU-18-1 chromosome X, ASM2916894v1, whole genome shotgun sequence genome harbors these coding sequences:
- the LOC133032738 gene encoding basic leucine zipper 23-like isoform X2: protein MDDGEVDFSNQEVFSSPNMAGELPSSCSMDSFFDELLKDSHACTHTHTCNPPGPDYSHTHTCFHVHTKIVPAATEGNNTATDDSADSVGKNSKKRPLGNREAVRKYREKKKARAASLEDEVVRLRTLNQQLVKRLQGQAALEAEVARLKCLLVDIRGRIEGEIGSFPYQKSVNHTIPNPTMPGSYMVNPCNVQCNDQVYCLHPGVDDKCDDDSLNDQGINACEFESLQCLANQNSASMDLSGCGVGNVSVSARAKSSASNKRKGGAHAATAS from the exons ATGGACGACGGTGAGGTTGACTTTTCGAACCAAGAAGTGTTTTCTAGTCCAAATATGGCTGGCGAGCTTCCCAGCAGTTGCTCGATGGACAGTTTCTTTGATGAGCTTCTGAAAGACTCTCATGCTTGTACTCACACCCACACTTGCAACCCACCCGGTCCTGATTACTCTCATACCCACACTTGTTTTCATGTCCATACAAAAATTGTGCCTGCTGCAACTGAAGGCAACAACACTGCAACAGATGATTCTGCAGATTCTGTAGGAAAGAACTCGAAAAAACGCCCTTTGGGAAACCGGGAAGCAGTGCGCAAATACCGTGAGAAGAAGAAGGCAAGAGCAGCATCTTTGGAGGATGAAGTTGTAAGATTGAGAACTCTTAATCAGCAGTTGGTCAAAAGATTGCAAGGTCAAGCTGCTTTGGAGGCTGAGGTTGCAAGGCTCAAGTGTTTACTTGTGGATATTCGTGGAAGAATTGAAGGGGAAATTGGATCTTTTCCGTATCAGAAATCTGTGAATCACACCATTCCAAACCCAACCATGCCTGGTTCTTACATGGTGAACCCCTGTAATGTACAATGTAACGATCAGGTGTATTGTCTTCATCCTGGGGTGGATGACAAATGTGACGATGACTCCTTGAATGACCAAGGTATAAATGCTTGCGAATTTGAGAGTCTCCAATGTTTGGCAAATCAGAACTCAGCTTCCATGGACCTTTCTGGTTGTGGAGTTGGCAATGTGAGTGTATCAGCTCGTGCTAAATCTTCTGCCTCAAACAAGAGGAAAG GAGGGGCCCATGCAGCAACTGCAAGTTGA
- the LOC133032738 gene encoding basic leucine zipper 23-like isoform X1, with product MCCSSTCYFLVSNIKFSAFELCWVGLEIGRREKFQFGLLFGLNSLFIFSFSNLILTMDDGEVDFSNQEVFSSPNMAGELPSSCSMDSFFDELLKDSHACTHTHTCNPPGPDYSHTHTCFHVHTKIVPAATEGNNTATDDSADSVGKNSKKRPLGNREAVRKYREKKKARAASLEDEVVRLRTLNQQLVKRLQGQAALEAEVARLKCLLVDIRGRIEGEIGSFPYQKSVNHTIPNPTMPGSYMVNPCNVQCNDQVYCLHPGVDDKCDDDSLNDQGINACEFESLQCLANQNSASMDLSGCGVGNVSVSARAKSSASNKRKGGAHAATAS from the exons ATGTGTTGTTCTTCCACCTGTTATTTCTTGGTTTCGAATATCAAATTCAG TGCCTTCGAATTGTGTTGGGTAGGACTCGAAATTGGGCGCAGAGAGAAGTTTCAGTTTGGATTGCTGTTTGGTTTGAattctttatttatattttctttctcaAATTTGATTCTCACAATGGACGACGGTGAGGTTGACTTTTCGAACCAAGAAGTGTTTTCTAGTCCAAATATGGCTGGCGAGCTTCCCAGCAGTTGCTCGATGGACAGTTTCTTTGATGAGCTTCTGAAAGACTCTCATGCTTGTACTCACACCCACACTTGCAACCCACCCGGTCCTGATTACTCTCATACCCACACTTGTTTTCATGTCCATACAAAAATTGTGCCTGCTGCAACTGAAGGCAACAACACTGCAACAGATGATTCTGCAGATTCTGTAGGAAAGAACTCGAAAAAACGCCCTTTGGGAAACCGGGAAGCAGTGCGCAAATACCGTGAGAAGAAGAAGGCAAGAGCAGCATCTTTGGAGGATGAAGTTGTAAGATTGAGAACTCTTAATCAGCAGTTGGTCAAAAGATTGCAAGGTCAAGCTGCTTTGGAGGCTGAGGTTGCAAGGCTCAAGTGTTTACTTGTGGATATTCGTGGAAGAATTGAAGGGGAAATTGGATCTTTTCCGTATCAGAAATCTGTGAATCACACCATTCCAAACCCAACCATGCCTGGTTCTTACATGGTGAACCCCTGTAATGTACAATGTAACGATCAGGTGTATTGTCTTCATCCTGGGGTGGATGACAAATGTGACGATGACTCCTTGAATGACCAAGGTATAAATGCTTGCGAATTTGAGAGTCTCCAATGTTTGGCAAATCAGAACTCAGCTTCCATGGACCTTTCTGGTTGTGGAGTTGGCAATGTGAGTGTATCAGCTCGTGCTAAATCTTCTGCCTCAAACAAGAGGAAAG GAGGGGCCCATGCAGCAACTGCAAGTTGA